Sequence from the Paenibacillus tundrae genome:
GCTTGGATAACATCACAATCCAGCGTAATCGTGCGTTCACCAAGCGCCTGCAGATTAACAACCGAACGCAGTGCCCGGCCAATTAGACGCTGAATTTCCATCGTGCGTCCAGTCAATTTACCACGGTTAGCTTCACGCTGATTCCGAGTATGTGTTGCACGTGGCAACATGGAATACTCGGCTGTTACCCAGCCTTTTCCTTGGCCTTTCATAAAGGGAGGAACACGTTCCTCCACTGTAGCTGTACAAATCACCTTGGTATCTCCGACTTCAATCAGTACAGAACCTTCAGCGTATTTATTCGTGTTAATTGTTAAATTCATCGGCCGCAGCTGTTCGCTGTTTCGTCCGTTAGATCTCATCATTTCTGCCTCCTACGACTTAAGCATCCTGTAATGTCGAGCTGTATCACACTTTCACTAATCTCTTTTATTTTACCAAAGAGTTCTTGCAAAAGCACCTATATCCGTTGAACGTTACTTCAACGTGTGCTGCTTCAAGGTTGTAAGGACTGCAAGTATGCTCTTCCCTAGATTGCTTAAATCGGAATTTCGTTGATATGTTCAGGTTTAGATACAGGTGCACTATAATCCTGGTTATCATCACTCATGACGGTTTTTTGCCCATTCCATTCGATCTGGACCTTAGCATCCTTGCTTACCGTATTTTCTGTCGTAGTGAGAACAACGGATTGTAACAGCTCACTTGGCACAATATCGCCCTCAGTAAACATATCATCCTTAAGTGCGACGGTTACTGTCCCATCCTCCGATGTTTTGACCGATTGTAGCTCCGTGCCACCAGTCATGACCTCTTCCAACTCGCCGCTTTTCGCCGGGCCTTTGATCAGTTCGTTAAGTGCAGCTTGTACTCGGTCTTCCCCTGGGGTCACGAGACGTGTCACCGGAACATAATACTGAACTCCTGCTGGTGATGCGGCTGAGAAATAGACCGTGACCGGACTGCTGTTCGTTGTAAAGCTATCGCCCAAATCAAGATTAATACCTACAGCCCGGTTCAACGGCTCTGGCAGCGGCGTGCTGTTTACCGGCATTTGCGATAGCTTTTTGCCATCTACCCAGATTTGCACGTTCTCCACATCCGGGGTTCCTGTCAATGTCCATGTTACAGCCTCAAGTAATTTCCGCTCATCCTTGGCATCATACTTGGCAAAATTGCCTGAGAACTCAACCACTGCCAGCTTATCCTCTGCATGAATGGTGACATTCTGCACGACAGTTCCCTGCGGAAGCACACCTTGGAACCCTTCAGGAAGCATCCCTGCATAGGGGCCACCTGTGACTAATGTATCAAGTGCCGTTTTGGGACTACCTATATCCGTACCGGATGGAAGCGTCAGTGACACTGGAGCGAGTAATCCCTGCTGATCTTGCAAATAAACAGTAGTGAGCGGGAGTGTAGCCAACACACCATTTCCCTCAGCGGCTTGAATCATGGCAGCTTCTTGGATCGGCGGCGGTGGATCTACTGCTTCGGAAGACTGTGCATTAAACATACTACAGCCAGACAACACCATTGGTATGCTCAGTAGTGCAGCTGCTGATGCTTTGCGGAAATTACGGATCTTACTCATGATCTCGTTCCCCCTCATCATTTTTACAGTTTGTACTACCATGTATACGAGCCTTCGTTCAAAAAATAACTAAAAAAATAATAAAGAAACCTGAAACGGTTAATAACGTATTAGGAGACAAGAATAATGGCATTGCTAACATCAGAGGAGGAATCGCCCATGGAACATCCTGAGCAAGAAAAAATCCCTTATAGCCTCAATAGCCGCAAAGTCGCGGAGGCAACCCGGGAATGGTTACATAAACGGGGCGTGACGATCCTTGAGATCGCGGAACTCGTCATGTTTCTTCAGAAGAAATATTACCCAGACCTTACCATGGAAGAGTGTGTTGAAAATGTGGAGATGGTACTGAAAAAGCGTGAAGTCCAGAACGCTGTACTGACAGGGATTCAACTCGACTTGCTAGCTGAGCAAGGTCAACTCCTTGCGCCTTTGCAAGAGATGATTGAGAATGATGAGAGTCTCTACGGCGTCGATGAGATTCTCGCCTTTTCCATCGTGAACGTTTACGGCAGCATCGGTTTCACCAATTATGGGTATGTGGACAAGCTTAAACCAGGGGTGCTGGAACGTCTAAATGATAAGAGCCATGGTCCTGTGCACACGTTCCTTGATGACATTGTAGGTGCAATTGCATCGGCAGCAAGTAGCCGTATTGCCCATCGCAAACAATCCGAGCGTGAAGAAGCACTTGGCGAGAAGCCCGTAAGCGATGATGCCATTTAAGAGGTTGTCGTAAAATCCGCTTTTGATTACGATGGATGCCTGATGGCATCTCAGCGTCGAACATGGGATTCAGCCGAAATGAGTAGATGCTTGCGAAGGTTGTTTCCTTCGGAAACAATGTAGTTGCTCACGTAGTTCATTCTACGCTCCGCTACTCCATTTCTATCTCTATCCCATCTTCTTGGTACTGAAAACCGACCTTTTTGAACACACCATTTAAGTGATAAGCACATATTTCCCGTTCAAGCTAATCCATCCATACTCTATGACTGATTAGAGACAGGATGGTTAGCTTGTTTGTCATTTTGAAGGAGAAAGACTGATACGTAGTGGGTTCAAAAGATGGATGCAGAAGGTGCACTTTGCTACGCGACAGATGATAGGAGCTATTCCAAACTACTTACAAAAAAACAAAAAAATTGGCTCCGTAGAGCCAACTTTGTCCACAAAACTATTTCAAATGTTCCTGTCTGCCTACCCCTACTTTTGCCAACTGATATAGCTCACTCCAGTTCCGTTCCACGGTAGACTCAGGCTGTACGGATTTGCGGCCGATCGTAATCTCAGGTCCTTTGCGCTCCCGCATCAAACCACGCAACACGGTCATTCCGATCATACTCAAACCAGTGAATACGTACAACAATCGCATCCATACGTTACTGGAATCCGAGCCTGTCACAAATCCATGGATGAGTAAGCCGACGAACACCGGATAGGACAACATATGGAAGATAAACCACCATTTGCGGCCAAGCTTGTTACGAAGATCACTAGACAGTAAAACAATGACCAGTCCATAAAAAGACAACGTACCTAGTCCACTTCCAATCGGATGCACCGAGGCTGTAAATGGAATCAACAATTCACTCCAGCTAAACGGACTGTAATGATCAATATACAAGATTAACGCATGAGCAAGTCCTAATCCAAATGCGAGCCATGTGGTTCTCGTATGCCATTTATACATCACCGCTTTTGGCTTTCCCTTTGCTGCCGGCATGCCTTGAGCAATGCCTAGAAACACACCTGCAAAGAGCAATAGATAGGCGGCTATACCACTAATTCGAATTAAACTCCAGGTTGGTAGATAATCTACAATCCATTGTGCCATAAGCGGCTCCCCCACATCCGATAGAATTGTCGTCTAAACTGCGCGTTCAAGCGACTTTTTGAACAACCTCTTAAATTAGGCTAAAACGGTGATCGGGATCAAAGCCAGGCCAGCGCTCAGCTAACTTTTCTGTATTTCCTCTGAACCACATACTGCCGTCCCGCGTTACCCATAACACGTCATGTCGGTCATAATGCCGATTCAACCAACGAATCGCCTCTTCACTTCCCAGAATGCAAACGGTCTTCGCTATAATCTCGCATTGGGAGGTGTGTTGACCCAGAACAGTACACTGTACGATATCCGTATTCGCGGACTGCATCGTTCGAGGGTCGATTAAATGGTGAGCCATTTGACCGTTACCGCTAGGATGCAACCATTGTCTCCGCGCTAGACTCGATGTCGCAACTGCTCCACCATCTAACTGAATGCTGCCTGTCAGATTGCGCTTCTCCAAGAACGGGTCGGTGATATAGAGCGTCCAGCTGGTATGAGCAGGTGTACCCCAGACCTGAATATCACCACCCGCATTAATCATCCCAGCAGGGATATGGAGTGAACGTTGCAACCAGTCTGCTATACGTTCTACAGCCCACCCTTTGACGATACCGCCAAGATCCAGCTCAGTACCAGGGTCTAAGTGAACCATTCGGCTCCCCTCTCTGTGCATCCACCCAGGACGACAGTAATCGAACCTTTCATCTGATGAGGTAGAAGACAACGGCTGTGCTGTATGGCTATAATCCAGCTGCGTATTAAGCTGGTCTGATTGCAACTGTTCAAAGCTTACATCGTATCCTTGCTGACGAAGTGCTTGGGCAATACCTGGCTGAAAGATGCCTTCCGTCTGACCAATGTATCCGTAGGCAAGGCTTAGCACTTCATCCATCGCAGCCGATACAGGCAACCAGCCTGTAGAGCGATTCAGCCTGTTAAGCTCACTATCCGGTACAAATCGGCTAAAACGTCTCTCCTGTGTTTCAAACCAATTCTGTACTAGATCTGCAGCATGCTCGGCTTCCTCCTGCCCCGTAACTAACTGCACCTCGATTACCGTATTCATCGCGCGGAAGCGAGAAACCAGCGGAAGGATTGCCTGTGGCTGCTCAACCCGGCTCATGATGCACCTGTGCGTGACTGATAACTGCCACTAAAGGTTCTAGAATCATTTTGCTGATTTTGTTGATCCGTTGAATTGCCACTTGGCGCAGTTCTGGAGTAATTGGAGTATGGTGCCAAACCACTTGACCCATCTCCATCTCCACGACTCTGGTTGTTTCCGTAATCTTGGTTGTACTGAAGATTCGGATCAGAGCTATCCGTTCGACTGTGGTTCCATTCATCCATTACATCATCGCGCGTAGCAACCTCACTGTTGATGGTGTTACTTGTATCTATTCCATTAGCAGATGCATAAGCGACGTCAAAAGCATCCGAAGATCTTACATATTGAAAGAGTGCAGCCACCGCTAATGTTGCCGCGGCCGAAGCTTGCCATTTTCTCCATTGGTTACGTTTTGCTCTCATCGATCTTCCCTACCTTCTGTGGTGAAGTTCATGTTCCTATCATAGGTAGGCTGGCTTAAAAGCAGATGAATGAACCGTTAAGAAAGGCTAAAGCTTTACAGTTAGATCAAGGAATTTACCATACAGATCCCGCCAAAAAAATTTCAACACAAAGAAGGCTCTGGTCAGAGAACATCTCTGGTTCCAGAACCTTATGGTTAAACGCACGATAACGAAGTGTAACACATCATCACGCACTTACTTCATGGTGTTAAACAAAAACATACCGTCTCTCTGTTCCTGCTGAACAACGAGCCCTCTCCGAACCAGCTCTTGTAAATGTGCTAACGTTTCACTCATTGCAAATCGTAGCTGATGGGTGCTCAAGCGATCGCTAAACATGAATAAACAAAGGTCATAAGCACTCACAGGTGCCTCTGCTACTCGCTCAGCCATCTTCTGAAGGCGTTCCTCATGATGTGCGAGCAGGTGAACCGTTCGTTCATTGAAATGAAGAAACGGATTACGATGCCCAGGATATGCTCGCTCCACATCCAGAGCCCCAAGATGATGCAACCCCTCCATGTAAGATAGTAAGGGCTGAGGGTCACTTCCAGGCTGAAGACTTACATTAGGTGAAATCTGTGGCAAAACGGCATCCCCGCACAGGATCTCTCTCGACTCTGGAGCGTAAAAGGATAAATGCCCTGGAGCATGTCCTCCCGTTTCCACAGCCATCCACCGCCGACCTCCCATCTCCAACCACTCACCATCTTCTATAGAAGTTATCTCGGGAAGAGGCGTAATCTGCGAATCAAAGCTCTCCATGTGCTCATGAATCTGTCTCGCCTTATCTTCAGGCATCCCATGCTGTGCATAATATTCAGGTAGCACGACATTAATGGTAGCGTCCTGCCCCCACATGTACTCTGCCTCTTTCATGGATCGACTAGACATGCGCACAGGAGCACCCGTCTTTTGCTGCAGCCAGCCCGACAAACCAAGATGATCCGGATGGTGATGCGTTAAGACAATTTGGCTAATGGATTGAAAAGATAATCCTAAACTCGCTAGCGCTTCCTGCCACTCTAGTTCGGTCTCACTGCTACGTGGCCCTGGATCTACAATCGTAACCGTTCCATCCGTTTCATGTAATACATAACTGTTCACCCAACGTAAAGGAAAAGACATGGTTATCTTGACCCGCTGTATGTATTCCGGCATGGTTATCGCTTCTGATCTCTTCATATAATGATTACTCTCCATTCCTTACTCTTCAGGACGATGACCGACAAAGATCATACGTGACGATTCCTGTTCATCATATTTCTCTTCATCATATCCTCCATGAACCTGATCAACGATCAGACCTGCCTCGTGTAACAAATGGCTTAATTGTTCACGGCTATACAACTTGACCCGCTCATGATACACGCGCGCCTTCTGGTCAGGTATGGTCGTGTCCGTAATACGTATTTCCTTTTGCACAAATCCATCCTCTATTTTGCGAAACTCTTCAATGTACTGTCCTTCGTCTTCACGGGTTGATTGGGCTACCAGATGACGAGTCACATAGGCTGTGTTCATAAAGTCAATGATAAAACTGCCTCCTGGCTTCAGCATTCGGCGAATAACCTGTAGCACCTTGAGCTGCTCTCCGTCTTCCTTGAAATAACCGAAGGATGTAAACAGATTGACTACAGCATCATAGCCACCTTTTAATGGTAACTCTCGCATGTCCGCATGATACCACTCAACACGGTTGTCTGTATCCATATCTCGCGCTTCGCGCAATAGTACATCAGATAGATCAATACCTGTCACTTGGAAACCCGCGTCAGCAAGTGCCAATGAGTGTCGCCCCATACCGCAGCACAGATCCAGCACTCTCGAATTAGGCTCAAGCCGTAACCAGTTGATCATTTTATGTACTTCATGAACTGCACCTTGAACATCGCGATGTTTGTACACCAGTAGATAGTCCTCACCAAAACTCTTCTCATACCATTCCGTCATTGCTTCTCGCCCTCCATATGGTCAATAGCCTTTCTATCTGTCATATGCTGGTACACTTCCACTTTCATGATAAGCTTCTAGTCATTGTATCGTCTTTATCGTTTAAACTCAAAGCTTCCATGCCTCATTCACATTGAATGCTCTGAAACCCCACGATATAATGTTAAACATAGTCGAAGCGGTTCGAACCGGGTAATTATTCAGATATTCCTGCATTACACTGGAGGTGATCATCATCATTCGAATTGGACTCACCGGATGGGGAGATCAGGAAGATCTCTATGCACATCGTACAAAAGCCAAAGACAAGCTTGCCTTATATGGGCAATTTTTCACAACCGTTGAGGTGGATAGCACCTTCTACGCCGTTCAACCTAGGGATCGGATGGCGCGCTGGGCGGCAGAAACGCCAGATTCCTTTGCTTTTATAGTCAAGGCCTATCAGGGAATGACAGGGCACCTGCGGGGCAAGCCCTATTTTAATAGTACATCAGAGATGTATAACGCTTTTCGAGAGTCATTGGAGCCGATGATGGAGGCTGGCAAAATGCAGGCAGCACTGTTTCAATTCCCGCCTTGGTTTGACTGCAATCGAGAGAATGTAAATGAACTACGCGAAGTTAGACTGAGGATGGAAGGCATCCCATGTGCCATTGAGTTCCGTCACCGCAGTTGGTATGAAGATGCCATGCGTGAACGTACGTTATCCTTCCTGAAAGAACAGGGTTGGATTCACAGTGTATGCGATGAACCCCAAGCGGGACAAGGCTCGATTCCTATTGTGCCTCAGGCTACAGATTCAGACATGACACTCGTTCGTATGCACGGACGAAACGTATCGGGATGGCACCAGAATGGTGCACCTAATTGGCGCGAGACCCGTTATCTGTATCGATATAACGAGGAAGAGCTACAGGAATGGAAAGAGTATCTAGAGCAATTGCAGGAGCAGAGCAAGGATGTATATATTATTTTCAACAATAACTCTGGGGGAGACGCCGCAGCAAATGCACGTATGATGATGGATCTACTGGATATTCCAATAAAGCCATTTCCCGATAAGACGATTGTCGAAGAGGAGCCAGGGCCAGAACAACTCGAATTATTTTGAAGAGGCATCTTCTCGGTACTGAAAACCGACCTTTTTGAACACGCACTTAAATAAGATTCCTTTTGTTGCTCATCAGGATCATCGTTGTGTTTACACGTAGAAAAGCGGCCAGCCCTTGAGCTAGCCGCTTTTCTCATTTCATAGCATAATAGTCTACATGTACTCCCATTACACGATACCCTCCTTCATATCACAGGGAGCATGTAGAACGTTTAGCGTTGACCTGCCGTAAGTGAAGTAGGCAAACCAACTTGGCTCAGTTGCTGGTTCATCCTGTGAGCCTCAATCCCCGCAAGCAGCACGATACCAATGCCATGTGTATCATTCAGATTCCAGCCCAGATCATCTCGATAATATAAAGCTGTGAAGGAGTAACCTGATCCACGACATACGCCATACACATTCCCCTGATAATCAATAGAGATACGCGTAATCCCTTCCCAGCCTTTGCGCACAGCCTGCAAATATGGTTCAAAGTCTTCTAGCCAACCCTCTCGGATACCACGAGCATAGGCATAGATAAACATCGAAGTACAGGATGTCTCTTCATACGAATCAGGTCGATTCAATACCTGGTGCCAGAGACCATTCTCCCCCTGCAATGCCAGGAAACCTTGACACAAATCACGATAAAACTGAAGCAACTCCGGTCGCTTCTCATGATCATTCGGCAGAATTGTCAGCAACTCGGTTAGAGAGAAGAGCACCCAGCCGTTGCCTCGCCCCCACGGAATACCTGTTGCCCGTCCACGCACAAAGTCATACACATGAGACATGATCTGTTGCTGTGGAATATATAAATATTTGCGGAACAGCAAGAATTGTTTAATAGCATCGTCCCAATACGACGTTTCTCCCGTGAGCTGACCATAACGCATCAGAAACGGTGTACTCATATAGAGATCATCACACCACATCGTTTCATGACGCATCTCTCCGCTGCCCCGAGCCCGATAGAACGCACCATCCTCCAGCCGTTCCTGTTCATCCGTAATATAACGAGCAATCCGGTGTGCTGTATCGAGTCCGCCGCGGATCTCACCACTAGCCATGGTCGCCAGTAACGTAGAACCGAATGATCCACAATCATCAAGACTGTCGATGGCGGACAGCTGATTGTTGATACCGGCTGCACCATAATGGTATCGATCCCATAATCCATAACGGTCAAAAGAGGTGCTCAGTTCAATATGCGCTCGTACATACTGCACGTAATCGTCTCGCTTCAGCTCTTGACCTGTCTGAAGCAAACCAAGCAGGGTTACTCCCAGTGGATAATTCCATTTGCCATAATGCGTATTCTCCAAATAAGGACGAACGCTGGTCTCGGGCAGATCTACATGCCAGTAAACTCCGGTACCGCCGTTATCAAACACCCTATCGGTTACAACGATCTCTCCCGCAGTTGGTGCAGATTCGGGGGTAAAGGTGCCCGTATACAACCAAATATCCGCGCATCCTGCAACAGGATGTGGAGACGTTAGCCTCCACCCCCTAGAGGATGCAGGTTCAGAGATTGAACCACCTATTTCGAAGCCCCAGCTGTCTTCGCCCACCAAGCATTCGCCTTTGGCAACTAAATGAACAGCCCCATACTTACGTGGAAGTTCAACCTTGAATTCACCACTTGTCTTTCCGGAATATACTTCCTGATCGTTTACAAATAAGGTGAGCCCACCTGTGTGTTTACCTTGTAAGATTACTGGGGCAGTCCCCGGCACCATAACATCTAGTTTTGTCCATGCATATGCAACTGCTGGCTCTGCTGTACCAAATATGCGGCCAAAGTTTCCAGCATGTAGCTCTTGTTCCGTCCATTCCCTTCGTGGAAACCATGTCAGTCCTGTCTCCGCTTCGGTCATACCATCATGTGGAAGTGATGTAAGCGGCTCATCCACAGGTTCCGAATACAGCCATCCTTCCTGACCCTGACGGTCAATGCCAGGTGTCAGAAAATGAAGAGGGAAATTTTTGAACGATGCGGTTCCATATATGCCGCCGAAGCCGACTTCAGTTTTCACAAAACATAACAGCACATCATTCCATCCATATTTTACCTGGATCGGAAACTGAGTTTTACGTTCTGGATACAGCTCTTGGAGCAGTTCAGATTTGAAAATCTCTTCTCCATTCACGTAGACGGTCACTGGACTATAACAGTTCAGACCTGTATTTAATGTGGTGTCCTGCTGACTCCATAACTTGCCCCACACATATACATATTGTCCTGCACGTGCATCGCTCCATTTCCGATCCAGGTTCAGATCGTAACGGTAGTCTGCAAGCCTACGGAAACCACCCCGGTGGTAAGCTCTGAATAAAAAGGAATGCTTGGGATGATCCCCCATATAACGCTGAGCCACTGTCGTCAATACGTCGGGTATTGAATCATGAACCTTGCCTGCAATCGCCTCGTTCTCATGAAAATAACGAATGATTGTCAGCTCCTTTCCCCAAGCGGGATCCGCTCTTGTAACCGTAGCGTCTCTCCGCCTTTCACTTCCACCACTTGCTGATCTGCCG
This genomic interval carries:
- a CDS encoding class I SAM-dependent methyltransferase, with the translated sequence MTEWYEKSFGEDYLLVYKHRDVQGAVHEVHKMINWLRLEPNSRVLDLCCGMGRHSLALADAGFQVTGIDLSDVLLREARDMDTDNRVEWYHADMRELPLKGGYDAVVNLFTSFGYFKEDGEQLKVLQVIRRMLKPGGSFIIDFMNTAYVTRHLVAQSTREDEGQYIEEFRKIEDGFVQKEIRITDTTIPDQKARVYHERVKLYSREQLSHLLHEAGLIVDQVHGGYDEEKYDEQESSRMIFVGHRPEE
- a CDS encoding phosphatidylglycerophosphatase A family protein, translated to MEHPEQEKIPYSLNSRKVAEATREWLHKRGVTILEIAELVMFLQKKYYPDLTMEECVENVEMVLKKREVQNAVLTGIQLDLLAEQGQLLAPLQEMIENDESLYGVDEILAFSIVNVYGSIGFTNYGYVDKLKPGVLERLNDKSHGPVHTFLDDIVGAIASAASSRIAHRKQSEREEALGEKPVSDDAI
- a CDS encoding FAD:protein FMN transferase encodes the protein MSRVEQPQAILPLVSRFRAMNTVIEVQLVTGQEEAEHAADLVQNWFETQERRFSRFVPDSELNRLNRSTGWLPVSAAMDEVLSLAYGYIGQTEGIFQPGIAQALRQQGYDVSFEQLQSDQLNTQLDYSHTAQPLSSTSSDERFDYCRPGWMHREGSRMVHLDPGTELDLGGIVKGWAVERIADWLQRSLHIPAGMINAGGDIQVWGTPAHTSWTLYITDPFLEKRNLTGSIQLDGGAVATSSLARRQWLHPSGNGQMAHHLIDPRTMQSANTDIVQCTVLGQHTSQCEIIAKTVCILGSEEAIRWLNRHYDRHDVLWVTRDGSMWFRGNTEKLAERWPGFDPDHRFSLI
- a CDS encoding DUF72 domain-containing protein; protein product: MIRIGLTGWGDQEDLYAHRTKAKDKLALYGQFFTTVEVDSTFYAVQPRDRMARWAAETPDSFAFIVKAYQGMTGHLRGKPYFNSTSEMYNAFRESLEPMMEAGKMQAALFQFPPWFDCNRENVNELREVRLRMEGIPCAIEFRHRSWYEDAMRERTLSFLKEQGWIHSVCDEPQAGQGSIPIVPQATDSDMTLVRMHGRNVSGWHQNGAPNWRETRYLYRYNEEELQEWKEYLEQLQEQSKDVYIIFNNNSGGDAAANARMMMDLLDIPIKPFPDKTIVEEEPGPEQLELF
- a CDS encoding GerMN domain-containing protein produces the protein MSKIRNFRKASAAALLSIPMVLSGCSMFNAQSSEAVDPPPPIQEAAMIQAAEGNGVLATLPLTTVYLQDQQGLLAPVSLTLPSGTDIGSPKTALDTLVTGGPYAGMLPEGFQGVLPQGTVVQNVTIHAEDKLAVVEFSGNFAKYDAKDERKLLEAVTWTLTGTPDVENVQIWVDGKKLSQMPVNSTPLPEPLNRAVGINLDLGDSFTTNSSPVTVYFSAASPAGVQYYVPVTRLVTPGEDRVQAALNELIKGPAKSGELEEVMTGGTELQSVKTSEDGTVTVALKDDMFTEGDIVPSELLQSVVLTTTENTVSKDAKVQIEWNGQKTVMSDDNQDYSAPVSKPEHINEIPI
- a CDS encoding ferric reductase-like transmembrane domain-containing protein; translation: MAQWIVDYLPTWSLIRISGIAAYLLLFAGVFLGIAQGMPAAKGKPKAVMYKWHTRTTWLAFGLGLAHALILYIDHYSPFSWSELLIPFTASVHPIGSGLGTLSFYGLVIVLLSSDLRNKLGRKWWFIFHMLSYPVFVGLLIHGFVTGSDSSNVWMRLLYVFTGLSMIGMTVLRGLMRERKGPEITIGRKSVQPESTVERNWSELYQLAKVGVGRQEHLK
- a CDS encoding glycoside hydrolase family 88/105 protein, with protein sequence MANGRSASGGSERRRDATVTRADPAWGKELTIIRYFHENEAIAGKVHDSIPDVLTTVAQRYMGDHPKHSFLFRAYHRGGFRRLADYRYDLNLDRKWSDARAGQYVYVWGKLWSQQDTTLNTGLNCYSPVTVYVNGEEIFKSELLQELYPERKTQFPIQVKYGWNDVLLCFVKTEVGFGGIYGTASFKNFPLHFLTPGIDRQGQEGWLYSEPVDEPLTSLPHDGMTEAETGLTWFPRREWTEQELHAGNFGRIFGTAEPAVAYAWTKLDVMVPGTAPVILQGKHTGGLTLFVNDQEVYSGKTSGEFKVELPRKYGAVHLVAKGECLVGEDSWGFEIGGSISEPASSRGWRLTSPHPVAGCADIWLYTGTFTPESAPTAGEIVVTDRVFDNGGTGVYWHVDLPETSVRPYLENTHYGKWNYPLGVTLLGLLQTGQELKRDDYVQYVRAHIELSTSFDRYGLWDRYHYGAAGINNQLSAIDSLDDCGSFGSTLLATMASGEIRGGLDTAHRIARYITDEQERLEDGAFYRARGSGEMRHETMWCDDLYMSTPFLMRYGQLTGETSYWDDAIKQFLLFRKYLYIPQQQIMSHVYDFVRGRATGIPWGRGNGWVLFSLTELLTILPNDHEKRPELLQFYRDLCQGFLALQGENGLWHQVLNRPDSYEETSCTSMFIYAYARGIREGWLEDFEPYLQAVRKGWEGITRISIDYQGNVYGVCRGSGYSFTALYYRDDLGWNLNDTHGIGIVLLAGIEAHRMNQQLSQVGLPTSLTAGQR
- a CDS encoding MBL fold metallo-hydrolase encodes the protein MKRSEAITMPEYIQRVKITMSFPLRWVNSYVLHETDGTVTIVDPGPRSSETELEWQEALASLGLSFQSISQIVLTHHHPDHLGLSGWLQQKTGAPVRMSSRSMKEAEYMWGQDATINVVLPEYYAQHGMPEDKARQIHEHMESFDSQITPLPEITSIEDGEWLEMGGRRWMAVETGGHAPGHLSFYAPESREILCGDAVLPQISPNVSLQPGSDPQPLLSYMEGLHHLGALDVERAYPGHRNPFLHFNERTVHLLAHHEERLQKMAERVAEAPVSAYDLCLFMFSDRLSTHQLRFAMSETLAHLQELVRRGLVVQQEQRDGMFLFNTMK